A genomic stretch from Acropora palmata chromosome 13, jaAcrPala1.3, whole genome shotgun sequence includes:
- the LOC141863754 gene encoding uncharacterized protein LOC141863754 has translation MNFEQRLLCISFLTFSAVFYLASIPVSGAEGGDCAKFNSSCGDCTEHAACYWCSSTKKCTNYPGWTKIVPRDCPSKKWYYGQCWITGSVLIILIPSLVGVFLVVVGCCVYCCCCRQCQKCKKKRMDKEDAKLKRKRAEMQAINAQKRSEREVKRDQIRQKYGLRPGGSSGYQRIEDPS, from the coding sequence ATGAATTTTGAACAGCGCTTGTTGTGCATTTCGTTCCTGACATTCTCAGCTGTTTTTTATCTCGCGTCGATTCCTGTTTCGGGTGCTGAAGGAGGCGACTGCGCGAAGTTCAACTCTTCTTGCGGTGACTGTACGGAACATGCCGCTTGTTATTGGTGTTCCTCAACTAAGAAATGCACAAATTATCCCGGTTGGACGAAGATTGTTCCAAGAGATTGTCCCAGCAAGAAATGGTACTACGGACAGTGCTGGATTACGGGCTCCGTTCTCATAATTTTGATCCCATCGTTGGTCGGTGTATTCTTGGTAGTTGTTGGCTGTTGCGTGtattgctgttgttgtcgTCAGTGTCagaaatgcaagaaaaagCGAATGGATAAAGAAGATGCCAAGTTGAAGCGAAAACGAGCGGAAATGCAAGCTATAAATGCTCAAAAACGAAGCGAAAGAGAAGTCAAGAGAGATCAAATTCGACAGAAGTACGGTCTTCGACCAGGAGGGTCGTCCGGCTACCAGCGAATTGAAGATCCTTCTTAG